The following are from one region of the Syngnathus typhle isolate RoL2023-S1 ecotype Sweden linkage group LG22, RoL_Styp_1.0, whole genome shotgun sequence genome:
- the mrpl19 gene encoding 39S ribosomal protein L19, mitochondrial — protein sequence MAASVKKLEKCLFPAKLLRNLQLRDERFLSTSACHLAAVPPKFTPPPKPVIIDKTQNVAALRKFLSPEFIPPRQRTNPIKFHIERKDMIRRRSVINIPEFYVGSILAVTMADPNASGKSNRFVGICIQRGGKGLGATFVLRNIVNTQGVEICYELYNPRIQEIQVLKLEKRLDDNLMYLRDALPEYSTVDPEMKPVPISPTGEVPVNTLKVKMHPKPWSKRWERPKFDIRGIRFDLYLSPDKMEEAQKWAKPWQEYDMLREYDTSEIEEQISSEIQQETSKLKST from the exons ATGGCAGCCTCCGTCAAAAAGCTCGAAAAATGTCTATTTCCTGCAAAGTTGTTAAGAAACTTACAGCTCCGGGATGAAC gctTCTTGTCCACATCGGCGTGTCATCTGGCTGCGGTTCCACCAAAATTCACCCCTCCGCCCAAGCCTGTCATTATTGACAAAACGCAGAATGTGGCAGCTCTGCGGAA GTTCCTGAGCCCAGAATTCATCCCACCACGTCAGAGGACAAACCCGATTAAGTTTCACATCGAAAGGAAAGACATGATCCGCAGGAGATCCGTGATCAATATTCCTGAATTCTACGTGG GCAGCATACTTGCCGTGACCATGGCTGACCCCAATGCCAGTGGCAAATCAAATCGCTTTGTTGGCATATGCATCCAGAGGGGAGGCAAGGGTCTCGGAGCAACATTTGTCCTGAGGAACATCGTAAACACTCAAG GTGTGGAGATCTGCTACGAACTGTACAACCCGCGCATTCAGGAGATCCAGGTGCTGAAGCTGGAGAAGCGGCTGGATGACAACCTGATGTACCTGAGAGACGCCTTGCCCGAGTACAGCACCGTGGATCCGGAAATGAAGCCTGTGCCCATCTCTCCAACTGGAGAGGTGCCGGTAAACACG CTTAAAGTGAAAATGCACCCGAAGCCGTGGTCCAAACGCTGGGAGCGGCCCAAGTTCGACATCCGGGGCATCCGCTTCGACCTGTACCTGTCGCCGGACAAGATGGAGGAAGCGCAGAAGTGGGCAAAGCCTTGGCAGGAGTACGACATGCTGCGAGAGTACGACACCTCCGAGATCGAGGAGCAGATCTCCAGCGAGATTCAGCAGGAGACGAGCAAATTGAAAAGCACCTGA
- the LOC133146354 gene encoding protein eva-1 homolog C, producing the protein MCATWNLLARAATACSFFFRCGLSGSKRDLTCTFETSRMFHLDGTLSAVTSALVLGITCLAVVCDLSKGSSDFSGYLSKVLKNYSEQACDGELLSVRCPPRTTVTVQSAFYGRKGRADLHRCPQNYQALLGYYDAGGDDDCSVSTALQKMLDECQDRRSCQVLVNSRVFGADPCPGSSKYLSVSYKCRPNEYKSKVVCEEDRMRLSCKRGMQIAVYSAMFGRTQRGTLECPPHHRGAPSVDCQSSIALEVVTSRCQARKSCSVRASSREFGDPCYSGTRKYLNVIYTCVPKKLLQEENSRTPAHSPPSSAHDPNIVGDGPPQGSSVKRPNAVPDRKRIRETSSDHERYPEVEREVDETPLKPPEINPIFNSTSSPGMALISNALAAYTYVSNHPERAALFFVCGVCLGLFLTLFALVVQISCRTDCQPRHRQPAAKKRARPPADSSSDSSESDSDWDANSDLSARRHRRFERTLNMNVFTSAEELERAQRLEERERIIREIWMNGQPDVPGTRSLNRYY; encoded by the exons ATGTGCGCCACTTGGAACCTTCTCGCCCGCGCTGCTACTGCTTGCTCCTTCTTCTTCCGATGTGGACTTTCTGGTTCCAAGCGGGATCTCACATGCACCTTTGAGACTTCAAGGATGTTCCACCTCGATGGGACTCTGTCAGCCGTCACTTCTGCGCTCGTGTTGGGAATAACTTGTCTGGCCGTCGTCTGCGATCTCTCCAAGGGCTCCTCAGACTTCTCGG GCTACTTGTCCAAAGTGTTGAAGAACTACTCAGAGCAGGCCTGTGACGGAGAGCTGCTGTCCGTTCGCTGCCCGCCTCGCACCACCGTCACCGTCCAATCGGCTTTTTACGGAAGGAAAGGCCGCGCTGATCTCCATCGCTGCCCTCAGAACTACCAGGCCCTCCTCGGTTATTATGACGCTGGGGGGGATGACGACTGCTCCGTGTCGACTGCACTGCAG AAAATGCTGGACGAGTGCCAAGACAGAAGGAGCTGTCAAGTTCTTGTCAACAGCCGTGTGTTTGGGGCCGACCCGTGTCCTGGCAGCAGCAAATACCTCTCAGTGAGCTACAAGTGTAGACCCA ATGAATATAAGAGCAAAGTGGTGTGCGAGGAGGACAGGATGAGGCTGAGCTGCAAACGGGGAATGCAAATCGCCGTCTACTCGGCCATGTTTGGTCGCACCCAGCGGGGCACGCTCGAGTGTCCTCCGCACCACAGAGGAGCGCCATCAGTAG ATTGCCAGTCGTCCATCGCCCTGGAGGTCGTGACCTCCCGCTGTCAGGCCAGAAAGAGCTGCTCGGTTCGAGCCTCATCCAGGGAATTTGGGGATCCCTGCTACTCTGGCACCAGGAAGTACCTTAATGTCATCTACACTTGTG tcccaaAGAAGTTACTCCAGGAAGAGAACTCCAGAACACCAGCCCACTCACCCCCATCCAGTGCCCATGACCCCAACATAGTGGGAGACGGCCCTCCCCAGGGGAGCTCGGTCAAGCGCCCCAACGCTGTTCCAG ACCGGAAGCGTATCAGAGAGACCAGCAGCGACCACGAAAGGTATCCAGAGGTGGAAAGAGAAGTGGACGAGACTCCGTTGAAGCCCCCGGAGATTAATCCCATTTTCAACTCCACCTCCAGCCCCGGCATGGCCCTCATTAGCAACGCACTGGCGGCCTACACATACGTCTCAA ACCACCCAGAGAGGGCGGCTCTCTTCTTTGTTTGTGGCGTCTGTCTGGGCCTCTTCCTCACCCTATTCGCGCTGGTGGTCCAGATCTCCTGTCGCACCGACTGCCAACCACGCCACCGGCAACCCGCCGCCAAGAAACGCGCCCGCCCCCCAGCCGACTCGTCCTCGGACTCCAGCGAGTCCGACTCGGACTGGGACGCCAACTCGGATCTATCGGCGAGAAGGCACCGGCGCTTCGAGCGAACGCTCAACATGAACGTGTTCACGTCGGCCGAGGAACTGGAGCGAGCGCAGAGGTTAGAGGAGAGGGAGCGAATCATCAGGGAGATCTGGATGAACGGGCAGCCAGATGTCCCCGGAACGCGGAGTCTCAATCGGTATTACTGA